A stretch of the Chitiniphilus purpureus genome encodes the following:
- a CDS encoding DNA translocase FtsK has translation MIRPARPRFLARIAALRHRGLFWASVAVAALLLTISGPTAPLRQWLGWAAWLVVAALVRSAWRAGRGLPAWAGPHRRIAGAAVLGIGLVTAQYLLHGTPRLGQWLAMGVIPPAPLVALACLLLGVGLGVPLLTGRHWLALFEAVGGALEAPGGWLTAVRRPAAGPHANAPDQPVVPPQATTEQPAPAAADADLPAAEPTLSPPASDVPAPASVRTATTRALPRLELQQVFDNLQRSVRNRPAVPARLADAPLPVIDPAEVRARLRGIHGERLAPPAPAPLPRPATHAKPMPLPPPVATPAHTASPVAIAASALPGPLAPQIEEIELTAVAPAPQPSGSPGWPPFAVPEAPVDLALPPPRPEVPPAPATGSALHPPAIPAGPAPATMAPPPWRPTPRLAPVDGSPLPALALLQPPEQAVGVAMSEEELLDRSIVIEERLAEFKVKVRVLDACAGPVITRYEIEPAVGVRGSQIVNLMKDLARALGLVSIRVVETIPGKTCMGLELPNPTRQMIRLSEILAAPEFTDNASRLTLALGKDITGKPIVTDLARAPHMLVAGTTGSGKSVGVNAMILSLLYKASPDDVRFIMVDPKMLELSVYDDIPHLLAPVVTDMKLAANALNWCVAEMEKRYRLMSALGVRNLAGFNQKIKDAEKTGHKLTNPFTLTPDDPEPLSHLPFIVVVVDEFADLMMVAGKKIEELIARLAQKARAAGIHLILATQRPSVDVITGLIKANIPTRIAFQVSSKVDSRTILDQMGAEALLGQGDMLFLPPGTGYPQRVHGAFVADDEVHRVVEYLKSLGEPDYVDGILNGGFEAEAAVGNPGGGDADAEADPLYDDAVQFVLNSRRASISSVQRQLRIGYNRAARLIESMEAAGLVSPMESNGNRTVLVPAPD, from the coding sequence ATGATCCGACCTGCCCGCCCCCGCTTCCTCGCCCGCATCGCCGCCTTGCGTCACCGTGGGCTCTTCTGGGCCAGCGTCGCCGTGGCAGCGCTGCTGCTGACCATATCCGGCCCCACCGCCCCGTTGCGGCAATGGCTGGGCTGGGCGGCCTGGCTGGTGGTCGCGGCACTGGTACGCAGCGCCTGGCGCGCTGGCCGCGGCCTGCCGGCCTGGGCCGGCCCGCATCGCCGTATAGCCGGCGCTGCCGTGCTGGGCATCGGCCTGGTGACCGCGCAATATCTGCTGCACGGCACGCCACGCCTGGGGCAATGGCTTGCCATGGGCGTGATACCACCCGCACCGCTGGTGGCGCTGGCCTGCCTGTTGCTCGGCGTTGGGCTCGGCGTGCCATTGCTCACCGGCCGCCACTGGCTCGCGCTGTTCGAAGCGGTCGGCGGTGCACTCGAAGCCCCCGGCGGCTGGCTGACGGCAGTGCGGCGCCCTGCCGCCGGGCCGCACGCGAACGCACCGGACCAACCCGTCGTTCCGCCGCAAGCCACAACGGAACAGCCCGCCCCGGCCGCCGCCGACGCAGACCTGCCTGCCGCCGAGCCCACGCTGTCACCGCCGGCGTCCGATGTCCCAGCCCCCGCGTCGGTCCGCACCGCCACCACCCGCGCCTTGCCCCGGCTGGAGCTGCAGCAGGTGTTCGACAACCTGCAACGCAGTGTGCGCAACCGGCCTGCCGTCCCGGCCCGCCTGGCCGACGCGCCCTTGCCGGTGATCGACCCGGCTGAAGTGCGGGCCCGGCTGCGTGGCATCCATGGCGAGCGGCTCGCTCCACCCGCCCCTGCCCCACTGCCACGCCCCGCCACGCACGCCAAACCCATGCCGCTGCCACCGCCCGTCGCCACCCCTGCCCACACGGCATCGCCCGTGGCCATCGCTGCAAGCGCACTGCCCGGGCCGCTTGCACCGCAGATCGAGGAGATCGAACTGACCGCGGTCGCCCCGGCACCGCAGCCAAGCGGATCGCCGGGTTGGCCCCCGTTTGCCGTGCCCGAGGCACCGGTGGACCTCGCGTTGCCGCCGCCCCGGCCTGAGGTGCCGCCTGCGCCGGCAACGGGCAGTGCACTACATCCGCCGGCCATTCCCGCCGGGCCGGCGCCCGCCACCATGGCGCCGCCGCCGTGGCGGCCGACGCCGCGCCTCGCCCCTGTCGATGGATCACCGTTGCCAGCGCTGGCGCTGCTGCAGCCGCCGGAACAGGCGGTCGGTGTCGCGATGAGCGAGGAGGAACTGCTCGATCGCAGCATCGTCATCGAGGAAAGGCTGGCCGAGTTCAAGGTCAAGGTACGGGTGCTGGACGCCTGTGCCGGACCGGTGATCACCCGTTACGAGATCGAACCCGCGGTCGGCGTGCGCGGCAGCCAGATCGTCAACCTGATGAAGGACCTTGCCCGTGCGCTCGGCCTGGTGTCGATCCGCGTGGTCGAGACCATTCCCGGCAAGACCTGCATGGGCCTGGAACTGCCCAACCCCACCCGGCAGATGATCCGGCTCTCCGAGATCCTGGCCGCGCCGGAGTTCACGGACAACGCATCCCGACTCACGCTCGCGCTGGGTAAGGACATCACCGGCAAGCCCATCGTCACCGACCTCGCCCGCGCCCCCCACATGCTCGTCGCCGGCACCACCGGCTCGGGCAAGTCGGTCGGCGTCAACGCCATGATCCTGTCGCTGCTCTACAAGGCCAGCCCCGACGACGTCCGCTTCATCATGGTCGACCCCAAGATGCTCGAACTCTCGGTCTACGACGACATCCCCCACCTGCTCGCCCCCGTCGTCACCGACATGAAGCTCGCCGCCAATGCCCTCAACTGGTGCGTGGCCGAGATGGAGAAGCGCTACCGGCTGATGAGCGCCCTGGGCGTGCGCAACCTGGCCGGCTTCAACCAGAAGATCAAGGACGCCGAGAAGACCGGCCACAAGCTCACCAACCCGTTCACCCTCACCCCGGACGACCCGGAGCCCTTGAGCCACCTGCCCTTCATCGTGGTGGTGGTCGACGAGTTCGCCGACCTGATGATGGTGGCCGGCAAGAAGATCGAGGAGCTGATCGCCCGGCTGGCGCAGAAGGCGCGCGCCGCCGGCATCCACCTGATCCTGGCGACGCAGCGGCCAAGCGTGGACGTGATCACGGGCCTGATCAAGGCCAACATCCCGACACGGATCGCGTTCCAGGTGTCGTCCAAGGTGGACAGCCGGACCATCCTGGACCAGATGGGGGCGGAGGCGCTGCTGGGCCAGGGGGACATGCTGTTCCTGCCGCCGGGCACGGGGTATCCGCAGCGGGTGCATGGGGCGTTCGTGGCGGATGACGAGGTGCACCGGGTGGTGGAGTATCTGAAGTCGCTGGGCGAGCCGGACTACGTGGACGGCATCCTCAATGGCGGCTTCGAGGCCGAGGCGGCGGTGGGCAACCCGGGAGGCGGCGACGCGGACGCGGAGGCCGACCCGCTGTATGACGATGCGGTGCAGTTCGTGCTCAACAGCCGGCGCGCATCGATCTCGTCGGTGCAGCGGCAGCTGCGCATCGGCTACAACCGGGCTGCGCGCCTGATCGAGAGCATGGAGGCGGCCGGCCTCGTGAGCCCGATGGAGAGCAACGGCAACCGCACCGTGCTGGTGCCCGCACCCGACTAG
- the ettA gene encoding energy-dependent translational throttle protein EttA encodes MAQYVMSMLRVSKIVPPKRQIIKDISLSFFPGAKIGLLGLNGAGKSTVLRIMAGVDKEYDGEVQHLAGVKIGYLPQEPQLDPAKSVREEVEDGMGDVMAAQKRLEAVYAAYAEPDADFDKLAEEQAQLEAIISAGAADNTELQLELAADALRLPPWDARIEHLSGGEKRRVALCKLLLSKPDMLLLDEPTNHLDAESVDWLEQFLVRFPGTVVAVTHDRYFLDNAAEWILELDRGHGIPWKGNYSSWLEQKEARLEQEGRQEAARQKAMKQELEWVRQNPKGRQAKSKARIARFEELSSFEHQKRNETQEIFIPVAERLGDKVIEFKGVSKSFGDRLLMDNFSFNAPAGAIVGIIGPNGAGKSTLFKMIAGKEQPDSGEIEIGSTVQMAFVEQTREGLEADKTVFEDVSGGLENLSVGKFEMSSRAYLGRFNFKGGDQQKKVGMLSGGERGRLHLAKTLLQGGNVLLLDEPSNDLDVETLRALEDALLEFAGTVFVISHDRWFLDRIATHIIAAEGDSQWTFFDGNYQEYEADKKKRLGEEGAKPRRIRYKPIGR; translated from the coding sequence ATGGCCCAATATGTGATGTCCATGCTCCGCGTGAGCAAGATCGTTCCGCCCAAACGCCAGATCATCAAGGATATTTCGCTCTCCTTCTTCCCCGGCGCCAAGATCGGCCTGCTGGGCCTGAACGGCGCCGGCAAATCCACCGTGCTGCGCATCATGGCCGGCGTGGACAAGGAATACGACGGCGAGGTGCAGCATCTTGCGGGCGTGAAGATCGGCTACCTGCCGCAGGAGCCGCAGCTCGATCCGGCCAAGAGCGTGCGCGAGGAGGTCGAGGACGGCATGGGCGACGTGATGGCGGCGCAAAAACGGCTGGAAGCGGTATACGCCGCCTATGCCGAACCGGACGCCGATTTCGACAAGCTCGCCGAGGAACAGGCGCAGCTGGAGGCCATCATCTCGGCCGGCGCCGCCGACAACACCGAGCTGCAGCTGGAACTGGCCGCCGACGCGCTGCGCCTGCCGCCGTGGGACGCCCGGATCGAACATCTCTCGGGCGGCGAGAAGCGCCGCGTGGCACTGTGCAAGCTCCTGCTGTCCAAGCCGGACATGCTGCTCCTGGACGAACCGACCAACCACCTCGATGCCGAGTCGGTGGACTGGCTGGAGCAGTTTCTGGTGCGCTTCCCCGGCACCGTGGTCGCCGTCACCCACGACCGCTACTTCCTCGACAACGCCGCGGAATGGATCCTGGAACTGGACCGCGGCCACGGCATCCCCTGGAAGGGCAACTATTCGAGCTGGCTGGAGCAGAAGGAGGCGCGCCTGGAACAGGAAGGCCGCCAGGAAGCCGCGCGGCAGAAGGCGATGAAGCAGGAACTGGAGTGGGTGCGCCAGAACCCCAAGGGCCGTCAGGCCAAGTCCAAGGCGCGGATTGCCCGCTTCGAGGAGCTGTCCAGCTTCGAGCACCAGAAGCGCAACGAGACCCAGGAGATCTTCATTCCGGTGGCCGAGCGCCTGGGTGACAAGGTGATCGAGTTCAAGGGCGTGTCCAAGAGCTTCGGCGACCGGCTGCTGATGGACAACTTCAGCTTCAACGCGCCGGCGGGTGCCATCGTCGGCATCATCGGCCCCAACGGCGCCGGCAAATCGACGCTGTTCAAGATGATCGCCGGCAAGGAACAGCCCGACAGCGGCGAGATCGAGATCGGCTCGACCGTGCAGATGGCCTTCGTCGAACAGACCCGCGAAGGGCTGGAAGCCGACAAGACCGTCTTCGAGGACGTCTCCGGCGGGCTGGAGAACCTGAGCGTGGGCAAGTTCGAGATGAGCAGCCGCGCCTACCTGGGCCGCTTCAACTTCAAGGGCGGCGACCAGCAGAAGAAGGTCGGCATGCTCTCGGGCGGCGAGCGTGGCCGCCTGCACCTGGCCAAGACCCTGCTGCAGGGCGGCAACGTGCTGCTGCTGGACGAACCGTCGAACGATCTGGATGTGGAAACGCTGCGCGCGCTGGAAGATGCGCTGCTGGAATTCGCCGGCACCGTGTTCGTGATCTCGCACGACCGCTGGTTCCTCGACCGGATCGCCACCCACATCATCGCCGCCGAAGGCGATTCGCAATGGACCTTCTTCGACGGCAACTACCAGGAATACGAAGCCGACAAGAAAAAGCGCCTGGGCGAGGAAGGCGCCAAACCCCGGCGCATCCGCTATAAGCCCATCGGCCGCTGA
- a CDS encoding GyrI-like domain-containing protein has product MNVRVERHPGATVMGYKISTTLRCGLNQLELPPAWARINAGGLLTGIPGRVQARCRFGVVYDFNPQTTDFNYLIGVAVAPTTPVPVPLAAVRLPPSHYAVLTTEPAQDEQGFVQAIEQGWGDLTQHWLPASGYRHACSAEFEKYDECLLQDPEARRMEIWVPICGQGL; this is encoded by the coding sequence ATGAACGTGCGGGTAGAGCGCCACCCGGGCGCCACGGTCATGGGCTACAAGATCAGTACCACACTGCGTTGCGGCCTCAACCAGCTTGAATTGCCGCCAGCGTGGGCGCGCATCAATGCCGGTGGCCTGCTGACGGGCATTCCCGGCCGGGTGCAGGCCCGCTGCCGCTTCGGCGTGGTCTACGACTTCAACCCGCAGACCACCGACTTCAACTATCTGATCGGCGTCGCGGTGGCGCCCACCACGCCGGTGCCGGTGCCGCTGGCCGCAGTAAGGCTGCCGCCCAGCCACTATGCGGTGCTTACCACCGAGCCGGCGCAGGACGAGCAGGGGTTTGTGCAGGCGATCGAACAGGGCTGGGGCGATCTGACCCAGCACTGGCTGCCGGCCTCGGGTTACCGGCACGCCTGCAGCGCCGAGTTCGAGAAATACGACGAGTGCCTTCTGCAGGACCCCGAGGCGCGGCGCATGGAGATCTGGGTGCCGATCTGCGGCCAGGGCCTGTGA
- the dbpA gene encoding ATP-dependent RNA helicase DbpA, whose amino-acid sequence MQHAFSSLALPAPMLANLASLGYQQMTPIQAASLPGLLSGRDLIAQAKTGSGKTAAFGIGLLHRLNPSLFNVQGLVLCPTRELADQVAGELRRLARHLDNIKILTLCGGVPMGPQIGSLAHGAHLVVGTPGRIQDHLYRATLDLARLRTLVLDEADRMVDMGFVDDLARIVAACPQHRQTVLFSATYPAHIEAIAAPFLRDPLRVEVESRHASHRIEQRFYPVSNENRNDQAAALLRHYRPTSALAFCNTKIHCRELAAALQAAGFHALALYGELEQRDRDEILVRFANQSVTVLVATDVAARGLDIQTLDCVINVDVSRDTEVHVHRIGRTGRGTQKGLALTLASPSDKKWVKLIEDDQGGPVRWFDWDEVDETETVPLLPPMRTLAIAGGKKDKLRPGDLLGALTGDGGLDAAQVGKINVFDFQSYVAIDRHVAETALTRLAGKTIKGRQFKMRWVE is encoded by the coding sequence ATGCAGCACGCCTTTTCCTCGCTTGCCCTGCCGGCGCCCATGCTCGCCAACCTCGCCAGCCTGGGCTACCAGCAGATGACGCCGATCCAGGCTGCAAGCCTGCCGGGGCTGCTGTCCGGGCGCGATCTGATCGCCCAGGCCAAGACCGGCAGCGGCAAGACCGCCGCCTTCGGCATTGGCCTGCTGCACCGCCTCAATCCCAGTCTGTTCAACGTGCAGGGGCTGGTGCTGTGCCCGACCCGCGAACTGGCGGACCAGGTTGCAGGCGAATTGCGCCGGCTGGCACGCCATCTGGACAACATCAAGATCCTGACATTGTGCGGCGGCGTGCCGATGGGACCGCAGATCGGCTCGCTGGCCCACGGCGCGCATCTCGTCGTCGGCACCCCGGGACGCATCCAGGACCACCTGTACCGCGCCACGCTCGATCTTGCCCGGCTGCGCACGCTGGTGTTGGACGAGGCCGACCGCATGGTGGACATGGGTTTCGTCGACGATCTGGCCCGCATCGTGGCCGCCTGCCCGCAACACCGGCAGACAGTGCTGTTCTCGGCCACCTACCCGGCGCACATCGAGGCGATCGCCGCGCCCTTCCTGCGTGACCCGCTGCGGGTGGAAGTGGAAAGCCGGCATGCATCGCACCGGATCGAGCAGCGCTTCTACCCAGTCAGCAACGAAAACCGCAACGACCAGGCAGCGGCGCTGCTGCGTCATTACCGCCCCACCTCGGCCCTGGCGTTCTGCAACACCAAGATCCACTGCCGGGAGCTGGCGGCGGCGCTGCAGGCAGCAGGCTTTCATGCCTTGGCACTGTATGGCGAACTGGAACAGCGTGATCGCGATGAGATCCTGGTCCGCTTCGCCAACCAGAGCGTCACCGTGCTGGTGGCCACCGATGTCGCCGCACGCGGTCTTGATATCCAGACGCTTGATTGCGTCATCAACGTCGATGTCTCGCGTGATACCGAAGTCCACGTCCACCGTATCGGCCGCACCGGTCGCGGCACGCAGAAAGGACTGGCGCTGACGCTGGCAAGCCCGTCGGACAAGAAGTGGGTGAAACTGATCGAGGACGATCAAGGCGGCCCGGTACGCTGGTTCGATTGGGATGAGGTCGACGAGACCGAGACCGTGCCGCTGCTGCCGCCGATGCGCACCCTGGCCATTGCCGGCGGCAAGAAGGACAAACTGCGCCCGGGCGACCTTCTGGGCGCGCTGACCGGCGATGGCGGCCTCGATGCGGCGCAGGTGGGCAAGATCAATGTGTTCGACTTCCAGAGCTATGTGGCCATCGACCGCCATGTGGCGGAGACCGCATTGACACGACTTGCCGGCAAGACCATCAAAGGACGCCAGTTCAAGATGAGGTGGGTGGAATAA
- a CDS encoding glycine zipper 2TM domain-containing protein has translation MKHVWAKSAGALLLLAALTGCSSMDKQTRNTAAGAAIGGAAGAILTNGSAVGTVGGAAVGGVIGHETTKD, from the coding sequence ATGAAACACGTATGGGCCAAGTCCGCCGGCGCGCTGTTGCTGCTCGCGGCACTCACCGGGTGTTCCAGTATGGATAAGCAGACCCGCAATACCGCGGCAGGGGCGGCCATCGGCGGTGCCGCCGGAGCCATCCTTACCAATGGTTCGGCGGTGGGCACGGTCGGTGGTGCCGCAGTAGGCGGCGTGATCGGCCACGAAACCACCAAGGACTGA